One Cervus elaphus chromosome 28, mCerEla1.1, whole genome shotgun sequence DNA segment encodes these proteins:
- the CNR1 gene encoding cannabinoid receptor 1 yields the protein MKSILDGLADTTFRTITTDLLYVGANDIQYEDIKSDMASKLGYFPQKFPLTSFRGSPFPEKMTAGGSPQLVPADQANLTEFYNKSLSSYKENEENIQCGENFMDMECFMILNPSQQLAIAVLSLTLGTFTVLENLLVLCVILHSRSLRCRPSYHFIGSLAVADLLGSVIFVYSFVDFHVFHRKDSPNVFLFKLGGVTASFTASVGSLFLTAIDRYISIHRPLAYKRIVTRPKAVVAFCLMWTIAIVIAVLPLLGWNCKKLQSVCSDIFPLIDETYLMFWIGVTSVLLLFIVYAYMYILWKAHSHAVRMIQRGTQKSIIIHTSEDGKVQVTRPDQARMDIRLAKTLVLILVVLIICWGPLLAIMVYDVFGKMNKLIKTVFAFCSMLCLLNSTVNPIIYALRSKDLRHAFRSMFPSCEGTAQPLDNSMGDSDCLHKHANNAASVHRAAESCIKSTVKIAKVTMSVSTDTSAEAL from the coding sequence ATGAAGTCCATCCTCGACGGCCTGGCAGATACCACCTTCCGAACCATCACCACAGACCTCCTGTACGTGGGTGCCAATGACATTCAGTACGAAGACATCAAAAGCGACATGGCATCTAAATTAGGGTACTTCCCGCAGAAGTTTCCTCTGACTTCCTTCAGGGGGAGTCCCTTCCCGGAAAAGATGACTGCGGGGGGCAGCCCTCAGCTGGTCCCCGCAGACCAGGCGAACCTCACCGAGTTTTACAACAAGTCCCTGTCCTCCTACAAGGAGAATGAGGAGAACATCCAGTGCggggagaacttcatggacatgGAGTGCTTCATGATCCTGAACCCCAGCCAGCAGCTGGCCATCGCTGTGCTGTCCCTCACGCTGGGCACCTTCACGGTCCTGGAGAACCTGCTGGTGCTCTGCGTTATCCTCCACTCGCGAAGCCTGCGCTGCCGGCCGTCTTACCACTTCATCGGCAGCCTGGCGGTGGCCGACCTCCTGGGGAGCGTCATCTTCGTCTACAGCTTCGTGGACTTCCACGTGTTCCACCGCAAAGACAGCCCCAATGTGTTTCTGTTCAAACTGGGGGGGGTCACGGCCTCGTTCACGGCCTCGGTGGGCAGCCTGTTCCTCACGGCCATCGACAGGTACATATCGATCCACAGGCCCCTGGCCTACAAGAGGATCGTCACGCGGCCCAAGGCCGTGGTGGCGTTTTGCCTGATGTGGACCATCGCGATTGTGATCGCTGTGCTGCCTCTGCTCGGCTGGAACTGCAAGAAGCTGCAATCCGTGTGCTCAGACATTTTCCCGCTCATCGACGAGACCTACCTGATGTTCTGGATCGGGGTCACCAGCGTGCTGTTGCTGTTCATCGTGTATGCCTACATGTACATCCTCTGGAAGGCGCACAGCCACGCCGTCCGCATGATCCAGCGTGGTACCCAGAAGAGCATCATCATCCACACGTCGGAGGATGGCAAGGTGCAGGTGACTCGGCCCGACCAAGCCCGCATGGACATTCGGCTGGCCAAGACCCTGGTCCTCATCCTGGTGGTTTTGATCATCTGCTGGGGCCCGCTGCTCGCCATCATGGTATACGATGTCTTTGGGAAGATGAACAAGCTCATTAAGACGGTGTTTGCGTTCTGCAGCATGCTCTGCCTGCTGAATTCCACAGTGAACCCCATCATCTACGCTCTGCGGAGCAAGGACCTGAGACATGCTTTCCGGAGCATGTTCCCCTCCTGCGAAGGCACCGCACAGCCTCTTGATAACAGCATGGGGGACTCAGACTGCCTGCACAAACACGCCAACAATGCAGCCAGCGTCCACAGGGCCGCGGAGAGCTGCATCAAGAGCACAGTCAAGATCGCCAAGGTGACCATGTCTGTGTCCACGGACACGTCTGCCGAGGCTCTGTGA